From the genome of Candidatus Defluviilinea proxima:
TGATATAGAGTCCCGCCACTTTCCAGCCGAAGAGACCAAACAACAGAATGATGGCGACTTCGTTAATGGTTGGCGCGGCGATGAGGAAGGAGAATGTCACGCCAAGTGGGATGCCTGATTCTACAAAGCCTATGAAAAGTGGCACGGCAGAACATGAGCAAAACGGAGTGACAATGCCAAGCAATGCGGCGAAAATATTGCCAATGCCTTCACGCTTCCCGCCGAGCAGGGCGCGCGTTCTTTCGGGGCTGAAGAACGTGCGGACGATGGAGATCGCAAAGACCATCCCTGAAAGCAAAAGCAAAATCTTGGGCACATCGTAAAGAAAGAATGCCAGTGATTCACCGAAACGCGAATCACGTGCCAGACCCAATGCGGAATAGGAGATCCAATCTGCTAGAGGTTGAATCATGTTGTATGCAACAAACCATGCAAGGATGGCAATCGCAAGCATGCCGTATAAACGTCTATGAGTGTGGGGCAGGGAAGAAGATGGAAGTGTGGTCATGGGTTATAGACTCGTAACAGGAATAAGCGCGGGCACACACTGCGGACACTCGCATGAAGGATTGACCTGCGTATTGATGAGGGCAGAGACAGATTCAGCCGAGAGTCCGCTTAGGGTAGCTGAGGCAGTGATAAGGTCTAGAAGCGAGGCGTCTTTCAGGCTGTAGAAAATGTAACGGCCTTCACGCCGGTCTTGCAGGATGTCCGCTTTGCGGAGTGCCATCAGATGTTGAGAGATGTAAGCCTGACGCCATCCAAGTGATGCTTCAAGATGACAAACGCAGGCTTCGCCCTTGCCGATCAAAAGTAAAATGGCGATGCGTTGCGGTGAGGCAATGGCGGTGAGCGGTGCGGCGATCTGTTCGGAAATTTGAGTGATGGATTGTCTTTTCATATTCATAAACCTGAATGTATTATACGACACATTCGAAAATGTGAATATAACGAATGTCACTGTATAAATTGCTGAATCTCCCGAAACATCAGCGTGGTTTTGTTATACAATTGAAAAAATCGTTGGAAGGTGCATATGTCAAAATACGTCGCCGCGATAGACCAGGGTACGACCAGCACTCGTTGCATGATCTTCGATCATGGGGGAAATGTGATTGCCGTTGACCAAAGGGAACACCAGCAAATTTATCCGAAGCCCGGTTGGGTGGAGCACGATGCGCTTGAGATCTCCGAGCGGACCCTTGAAGTGATGAATGGGGCGTTGGAGAAAAGCGGTGTTTCTTCCAAGGATATTGTTGCGATTGGGATCACGAATCAACGCGAGACAACGGTTGTGTGGGATAAGCAGACCGGCAAGCCGATCTATAATGCAATTGTCTGGCAGGATACGCGGACGGACACCATCATCAATGAATTGGCTAAAGATGGAGGACAAGACCGCTTCAGACTTAAGACCGGCCTGCCTCTGGCAACCTATTTTTCTGGCCCCAAGCTGAAATGGATTCTCGATAACGTGGACGGTGCATGCGCTAAAGCCGAAAACGGAGACTTGTTATTCGGCACAATTGACACTTGGCTGATCTGGAATCTCACTGGTGAGTACATCACGGATGTGACGAATGCCTCACGTACGATGTTGATGAATATCAACACATTGGAATGGGACGATGAGATATTAGGCATCCTCGATATTCCGCGTGCGGTGTTGCCGAAGATCAAATCTTCTTCGGAGATTTATGGCTCGGTAGGGAAGGGCAGCTGCCCTTCCCTACAAAATGTACCTGTTGCAGGCAACCTCGGCGATCAACATGCCGCATTGTTTGGTCAAACCTGTTTCAATCCCGGCGAGGCGAAGAACACGTATGGTACGGGTTGCTTCATGCTGTTGAACACCGGTGAAAAACCTGTCCCTTCGAAATCGGGATTGCTGACAACGATGGGATACAAGATCGGTAACGCGCCAGCCGTGTATGCGTTGGAAGGTTCCATTGCGATCACGGGAGCTTTGATCCAGTGGCTGAGAGATAACTTGGGGCTGATCCAATCGTCGGCGGAGGTGGAAGCGTTGGCTCAGTCAGTGGAGGATAGCGGCGGAATCTATTTTGTCCCAGCCTTTAGCGGATTGTTCGCTCCGTATTGGAAGTCTGATGCGCGGGGCGCGATCGTCGGGATGACTCGTTACGTCAACAAGGGGCATATCGCACGTGCCGCGCTCGAAGCGACGGCATATCAGACGCGTGAAGTATTGGATGCTATGGAGACAGACTCGGGTGTGAAGTTGACCGCGCTCAAAGTGGATGGGGGAATGGTGTTCAACGAATTGCTCATGCAGTTCCAAGCCGATGTGCTGGACGTGCCGGTCATCCGCCCGAAGGTGGCAGAGACAACGGCGCTTGGTGCGGCCTACGCGGCGGGGCTGGCTGTGGGCTTTTGGCAGGATTATGATGAACTGCGCTCGAACTGGGGCAGGGACAAAGAGTGGCGCCCGGCCATGAGCGAAGAATTGCGAAAGAAGTTATACTCAGGCTGGAAAAAGGCAGTCACAAGGACGTTCGATTGGGTTGAATAATAAGCCATGCTCTCAGCGGCGTCCTCGCCGCCGAGGACGGCGGCAAGAGCATAAATGAATCGACAAGAAATTCTTTCTCATCTCCGTGAAAACCAGGAAGTCTCCGTGCTGATCATCGGCGGCGGCATCAATGGTATTGGTGTGTTTCGTGAACTTGCATTGAATGGCGTGGATGTTCTGCTTGTAGAGCGTGGTGATTTTTGCTCAGGGGCGTCAGCGGCTTCTTCGCATATGGCACATGGGGGTATTCGGTATCTTGAAAATGGAGAGTTCCGTCTCGTGCGTGAGGCTGTGCGCGAACGCAATATGTTGTTACAGAACGCGCCGCATCTGGTGAAACCACTTCCCACTACCATCCCTGTTTTCAAGCATTTTTCAGGTCTGTTGAATGCACCATTGAAATTCTTTGGCAAACTGGATAAACCTTCAGAACGCGGTTCGTTCGTCATCAAGATTGGCTTGCGAATGTACGATGCCTACACAGGCCGCCAACGCGTTGTTCCCAAACACAAATTCCTCTCAAGAAAAAAATCTCTCAAAAAGTGGGGTCACCTCAACCCAAAGGTTGTTGGTACAGCTACCTATTATGACGGCGCCATTTTGCAACCTGAACGCTTGGGCGTGGAGTTGATCCTTGATGCCGAGCAGGAAAATCGCGATGCGCGCGCGCTCAATTACATGAGTATGGTCGGGGGCATGGAGAACACCATCATCCTGCGCGATGAGCTGACCGATGAGAATTTCGATGTCAAACCGAAACTTGTCATCAATGCCTCGGGCGCTTGGATCGATACATCGAATAAAAAACTCGGGTTGTCATCCCGTTTTATCGGCGGCACCAAAGGCTCGCATATCGTTGTCAAGCATGATGCACTCCGCGAAGCCATCGGCGATCATGAATTCTTTTTTGAGAACGAAGATGGCCGCATCGTACTCATCTTCCCGTTGTATGACCGTATATTGATCGGCAGTTCGGATATTCCGGTCGACAGCCCGGATGATGTGCGCTGTACGGATGAGGAGATCGAATATTTCCTCGGGATGGTCAAGCGTGTCTTTCCGACCATTGAGTTGTCACGTGACAATATCGTTTTTCAATTCTCAGGCGTTCGTCCATTACCTTTTGCAGGCACGAAGAATGCCGCTCAGATCTCGCGCGATCACAGCATTGAAGTCCTCAGCGGCGATTGGACCAGCCTTATGTTCCCGGTGTACTCTCTCGTTGGCGGCAAGTGGACTTCCTTCCGTGCATTCTCAGAGCAGACTGCAAATAAAGCGTTCGAGTATCTCGGCCTGAAACGGACAAAGGATACCGTGTCCATGCCTATTGGTGGTGGACGTGCCTATCCATCTACTGATGATGAATTGAATCGTCAGTTGGAAAGCCTCTCCGCGTGGACGGCTTTGTCGAAGGAACGCTTACAGGTTTTGTTCGAACGATACGGCACACGCACTGAGACTGTAGCATCCTTTATCAGCGGTGGCTCTGATCAAGTGTTGTCGGGCTTGCCCGATATGTCGCGCCGGGAGATCATGTTCCTTGCTCAGCGTGAAAGAGTGTGCCATCTTGATGATCTTGTTTTGCGGCGGTCTATGCTGGCTATGCTCGGGCGCTTAACGCGCAACGCAGTCCATGAACTGGCTGGGGTGTTGGGTGATGCATTGGGCTGGGACAAAGAACAGAAAACGGCTGAAGCGGAGCGTACGCTGTCCATTCTGGAAGACAGGCACGGGGTTAAATTGTGAAGCGGATGGTAGAATAGGCGCTTATGTCCCCTAAGAAATCCAAATTGAACATTGACCTTGTCATCCCCGTCTATAACGAGGCAGGGGTGGTTGAGCAGACGTATGCAAAAGTCTGCGAGGTCATTGATGCTTTGCCACACGAGTTCACCTTCTATTATGTGGACGATGGCTCGGAAGATGCTACTGCTGAGTCTCTGCATGCGTTGGCAAAGAAGGATAAGCGTGTTGAGGTGCTGGAGCTTTCGCGCAACTTTGGACATCAGGCCGCACTCTCTGCTGGGCTGGATGCAACGACCGGTGATTTTGTGATCTCGATGGATGCGGATGGACAACATCCACCTGCGATGATCGAAGAAATGATCGCATTGTTCGAACAGGGATATGATATTGTGCAGGCCCAGCGCATGGATGAAGGCGGGACAGCCTCGACGTTCAAACGGATTACATCTTCCGCGTTCTATAAATTGATCAATAACATCAGCGGCACGCAGATCATCCCCGGCGCGGCTGATTTTCGTGGCATGAGTAGGCAAGCCGTGGATGCGTTGACAGGCATGCCTGAATATCATCGCTTTCTGCGCGGCATGATCTCAGACATTGGGTATAAAAGTGTTATCCTGCCGTACCGCGAGACAGAACGCCTGGCCGGTGTATCGAAATATTCACTCGGCAAGATGATCCGCCTTGCCATGGATGCGATCTTCTCATTCTCACTTGTGCCTTTGTATATTGGTTTGAGTGCAGGCGGCGTGTTCTTTTTGCTGGCCATCCTTCAGGTGATCTATGTATATTCCAAAGGTGATACAGCCAATTTTGTATCTGGCTGGGGCTCGCTCATGTTTGTCCTTTTGGTCGCCAGTGGTGTGATCTTGATCGTGCTTGGTTTTATCGGCGTATATATCGGTTATATCTTCCAGCAAGTAAAGGGCAGGCCGGTATATCTTTTGAAGAAGGGGCGGGAATGAATTCATCGGAAAAGCCAGTGTATCAATTTACTTTTCTGCGACATGGCGAATCGGTGGGCAACGCCCAATCGCGTTGGCAGGGACAATCCGATTATCCGCTTACTGAAAAGGGACGTGCACAAGCCACCGCTCTTGCCCAACGTTGGAAGTCAGAAGGCATGAAGTTCGATCTGGCGATCACAAGCTCGCTGATGCGCGCTAAAGAAACAGCTGAGATCATTGTCTCAACCCTGAACGTAAATTTGGAAATCGATAACATCTGGCTGGAACGTGCCATCGGCGAAATGGAAGGGCTGACCGCCGATGAGGTCCGCCAGAAACCGAAGCCTCCATACGTTACTCCCTATGATCCTGTCGGTGGTGATGGTGAAGGGGATTGGGCCTTGTACCTGCGCGCAGGGCAGGCTTTGCATGGATTGTTACGAAGACCGGCGGGGAGCTATTTGATCGTTTCGCATGGCGGTTTGTTGAACCAGTTGATGAACGCTATCATCGGTGTAGCTCCTCATGTAGACCCTTCCGGTGTGCGTTTCAGATTTGAGAACACAGCCTTTGCGCGTGTTTTTTATTTCCCTCATCAACATCGCTGGAGCATTGATACGGTCAATGACCGCGGGCATCTACAATCCTTGAAGTAAGAGAGAAACATGTCATTATCAACTGATACGATGAGTCCCATCAATGGCAAGATCAAAATGCTCGCGTTTGGGGCGGGCGCCATTGGAACGTATATTGGTGGAAGTCTTGCCTTGGCCGGATACCCGGTCGTTTTTGTAGAAAAGCAAAAAATTGTGGATGAACTGCGTGAAAAGGGAATGCGCCTCGATCTTACTTTGGATTCCCGCCGTAATACGAAGGATGCGTCGCGGGTGGATCCATCTGCCTTTGTGATCGTTTCTTCCCTCGAAG
Proteins encoded in this window:
- a CDS encoding helix-turn-helix transcriptional regulator, giving the protein MKRQSITQISEQIAAPLTAIASPQRIAILLLIGKGEACVCHLEASLGWRQAYISQHLMALRKADILQDRREGRYIFYSLKDASLLDLITASATLSGLSAESVSALINTQVNPSCECPQCVPALIPVTSL
- the glpK gene encoding glycerol kinase GlpK; the encoded protein is MSKYVAAIDQGTTSTRCMIFDHGGNVIAVDQREHQQIYPKPGWVEHDALEISERTLEVMNGALEKSGVSSKDIVAIGITNQRETTVVWDKQTGKPIYNAIVWQDTRTDTIINELAKDGGQDRFRLKTGLPLATYFSGPKLKWILDNVDGACAKAENGDLLFGTIDTWLIWNLTGEYITDVTNASRTMLMNINTLEWDDEILGILDIPRAVLPKIKSSSEIYGSVGKGSCPSLQNVPVAGNLGDQHAALFGQTCFNPGEAKNTYGTGCFMLLNTGEKPVPSKSGLLTTMGYKIGNAPAVYALEGSIAITGALIQWLRDNLGLIQSSAEVEALAQSVEDSGGIYFVPAFSGLFAPYWKSDARGAIVGMTRYVNKGHIARAALEATAYQTREVLDAMETDSGVKLTALKVDGGMVFNELLMQFQADVLDVPVIRPKVAETTALGAAYAAGLAVGFWQDYDELRSNWGRDKEWRPAMSEELRKKLYSGWKKAVTRTFDWVE
- a CDS encoding glycerol-3-phosphate dehydrogenase/oxidase translates to MNRQEILSHLRENQEVSVLIIGGGINGIGVFRELALNGVDVLLVERGDFCSGASAASSHMAHGGIRYLENGEFRLVREAVRERNMLLQNAPHLVKPLPTTIPVFKHFSGLLNAPLKFFGKLDKPSERGSFVIKIGLRMYDAYTGRQRVVPKHKFLSRKKSLKKWGHLNPKVVGTATYYDGAILQPERLGVELILDAEQENRDARALNYMSMVGGMENTIILRDELTDENFDVKPKLVINASGAWIDTSNKKLGLSSRFIGGTKGSHIVVKHDALREAIGDHEFFFENEDGRIVLIFPLYDRILIGSSDIPVDSPDDVRCTDEEIEYFLGMVKRVFPTIELSRDNIVFQFSGVRPLPFAGTKNAAQISRDHSIEVLSGDWTSLMFPVYSLVGGKWTSFRAFSEQTANKAFEYLGLKRTKDTVSMPIGGGRAYPSTDDELNRQLESLSAWTALSKERLQVLFERYGTRTETVASFISGGSDQVLSGLPDMSRREIMFLAQRERVCHLDDLVLRRSMLAMLGRLTRNAVHELAGVLGDALGWDKEQKTAEAERTLSILEDRHGVKL
- a CDS encoding glycosyltransferase, encoding MSPKKSKLNIDLVIPVYNEAGVVEQTYAKVCEVIDALPHEFTFYYVDDGSEDATAESLHALAKKDKRVEVLELSRNFGHQAALSAGLDATTGDFVISMDADGQHPPAMIEEMIALFEQGYDIVQAQRMDEGGTASTFKRITSSAFYKLINNISGTQIIPGAADFRGMSRQAVDALTGMPEYHRFLRGMISDIGYKSVILPYRETERLAGVSKYSLGKMIRLAMDAIFSFSLVPLYIGLSAGGVFFLLAILQVIYVYSKGDTANFVSGWGSLMFVLLVASGVILIVLGFIGVYIGYIFQQVKGRPVYLLKKGRE
- a CDS encoding histidine phosphatase family protein → MNSSEKPVYQFTFLRHGESVGNAQSRWQGQSDYPLTEKGRAQATALAQRWKSEGMKFDLAITSSLMRAKETAEIIVSTLNVNLEIDNIWLERAIGEMEGLTADEVRQKPKPPYVTPYDPVGGDGEGDWALYLRAGQALHGLLRRPAGSYLIVSHGGLLNQLMNAIIGVAPHVDPSGVRFRFENTAFARVFYFPHQHRWSIDTVNDRGHLQSLK